In Janthinobacterium sp. 67, a genomic segment contains:
- a CDS encoding FGGY-family carbohydrate kinase, which produces MASLAGDGPYILAIDNGTQSVRALLFDRDGNLAAKAQVFLEAYYSDHPGWAEHDADGYWQAVCAACQQLWRGTVIEKSSVAGVAVTTQRGTVVNVDEEGQALRPAITWLDQRSTRDIPQLAPWWRAAFRATRLDGTIRYFRREAEINWISAHQPDIWRRTHKFLLLSGFLNHRLCGRYVDSTGSQVAYIPFDYKRHAWAGRFDWKWQALAIKPSMLPELVTPGTRMGAITASAAAATGIPEGTPLLAAAADKACEVLGAGCVEPHVACLSYGTTATINTTNRKYVEVTRFIPPYPAAMPGAYSTEVQIFRGYWMVNWFKEQFGDRERAAAAEDGTGLSAEALFDRLVDAVPPGSMGLMLQPYWSPGIKVPGPEAKGAMIGFGDVHTRAHIYRAILEGLAYALREGKERIERRSGIAITELRIAGGGSQSDAAMQLTADIFGLPAARAHVYESSGLGAAIAASVGLGWHADFPAAVQAMTRKGKVFHPHPEHRKIYEQLYRRVYQKMYARLQPLYREIADITGYPE; this is translated from the coding sequence ATGGCCTCCTTGGCGGGCGACGGCCCGTATATCCTTGCCATCGACAATGGCACGCAAAGCGTGCGCGCGCTGCTGTTCGACCGGGATGGCAATCTGGCGGCGAAGGCGCAAGTGTTCCTGGAAGCGTATTACTCCGACCACCCGGGCTGGGCCGAGCACGACGCCGACGGCTACTGGCAAGCCGTGTGCGCAGCGTGCCAGCAGCTGTGGCGCGGCACCGTCATTGAAAAATCGTCGGTCGCCGGCGTGGCCGTCACGACGCAGCGCGGCACGGTCGTCAACGTGGATGAAGAGGGACAAGCCCTGCGGCCCGCCATCACCTGGCTGGACCAGCGCAGCACGCGCGACATTCCCCAGTTGGCGCCATGGTGGCGCGCCGCCTTCCGCGCCACGCGCCTCGACGGCACGATTAGGTACTTCCGCCGCGAGGCCGAGATCAACTGGATCAGCGCGCACCAGCCCGACATCTGGCGCCGCACGCACAAATTCCTGCTGCTGTCGGGCTTTCTGAACCACCGCCTCTGCGGGCGCTACGTCGATTCGACGGGCTCGCAAGTGGCGTACATCCCGTTCGATTACAAGCGCCACGCGTGGGCCGGGCGCTTCGACTGGAAGTGGCAGGCGCTGGCGATCAAGCCGTCCATGCTGCCCGAGCTGGTAACGCCGGGCACGCGCATGGGCGCCATCACGGCGTCGGCCGCCGCGGCGACGGGCATCCCGGAGGGTACGCCCTTGCTGGCGGCGGCCGCCGACAAGGCCTGCGAAGTGCTGGGCGCCGGCTGCGTCGAACCGCACGTGGCGTGCCTGAGCTACGGCACCACGGCCACCATCAACACCACCAACCGCAAGTACGTGGAAGTGACGCGCTTCATTCCGCCGTATCCGGCCGCCATGCCGGGGGCCTACAGCACGGAAGTGCAGATCTTTCGCGGCTACTGGATGGTCAACTGGTTCAAGGAGCAGTTCGGCGACCGCGAACGGGCGGCGGCGGCCGAAGATGGCACGGGCCTGTCCGCCGAAGCGCTGTTCGACCGGCTGGTCGACGCCGTGCCGCCCGGTTCCATGGGCCTGATGCTGCAGCCGTACTGGAGCCCCGGCATCAAGGTGCCTGGCCCGGAAGCGAAGGGCGCCATGATCGGTTTTGGCGACGTGCATACGCGCGCCCACATCTACCGCGCCATCCTCGAAGGCCTCGCGTATGCGCTGCGCGAAGGCAAGGAGCGCATCGAACGGCGCAGCGGCATTGCCATCACGGAGCTGCGCATCGCGGGCGGCGGTTCGCAAAGCGACGCCGCCATGCAGCTGACGGCCGACATCTTCGGCTTGCCGGCCGCGCGCGCCCACGTGTATGAAAGTTCGGGCCTGGGCGCGGCCATCGCCGCCAGCGTGGGTCTGGGCTGGCATGCGGATTTCCCCGCCGCCGTGCAGGCGATGACGCGCAAGGGCAAGGTATTCCATCCGCATCCCGAGCACCGCAAGATCTACGAGCAGCTGTACCGGCGCGTGTACCAGAAGATGTATGCGCGGCTGCAGCCCCTGTACCGCGAGATCGCCGACATCACCGGCTATCCGGAATAA
- a CDS encoding aminotransferase-like domain-containing protein has translation MKIENPNPIQWRFAERAEQLQSSFIREILKITQRPEIISFAGGLPSPATFPVEEMKTAFDKVLSNNGKVALQYGPTDGYLPLRQWIADSLSGNGSTIVPEQVLMTSGSQQALDLLGKVLIDEGSKVLVETPSYLGALQAFSVYRPEFVSVDTDDEGLVPSSINPVADGARLLYALPNFQNPTGRSLSVARRVELVETCARHGLPLIEDDPYGALSYSGEPYPKMINMNPDGVIYMGSFSKVLTPGIRLGYVVAPMPLVRRLELAKQAADLHTSQLTQMVVHDVIKDGFLDRHIPSIRSLYGNQCQAMLSALEEHFPAGVTWTKPEGGMFIWVTLPKHIDAMKLLDEAIANKVAFVPGAPFYANTPDTHTLRLSFVTVPPERIREGIAILGKLIAAKM, from the coding sequence ATGAAAATTGAAAATCCGAATCCGATCCAATGGCGCTTTGCCGAACGCGCGGAACAGCTGCAAAGCTCGTTCATCCGCGAAATCCTGAAGATCACGCAGCGTCCCGAGATCATCTCGTTTGCCGGCGGCCTGCCCTCGCCCGCCACCTTCCCCGTGGAAGAAATGAAGACCGCCTTCGACAAGGTCCTGTCGAACAATGGCAAGGTGGCCCTGCAATACGGTCCGACCGACGGCTACCTGCCGCTGCGCCAGTGGATCGCCGACTCGCTCTCCGGCAATGGCAGCACCATCGTGCCGGAACAGGTGCTGATGACGTCCGGCTCGCAGCAGGCGCTGGACTTGCTGGGCAAGGTCCTGATCGACGAAGGCAGCAAGGTCCTGGTGGAAACCCCCAGTTACTTGGGCGCCCTGCAGGCGTTTTCCGTCTACCGTCCCGAATTCGTTTCCGTCGATACCGATGACGAAGGCCTGGTGCCGTCGTCGATCAACCCCGTCGCCGATGGCGCCCGCCTGCTGTACGCCCTGCCGAACTTCCAGAACCCGACGGGCCGCAGCCTGTCCGTGGCGCGCCGCGTGGAACTGGTGGAAACCTGCGCCCGCCACGGCCTGCCGCTGATCGAGGATGATCCGTACGGCGCCCTCAGCTACAGCGGCGAGCCGTATCCGAAGATGATCAACATGAATCCGGACGGCGTCATCTACATGGGCTCGTTCTCGAAAGTGCTCACGCCCGGCATCCGTCTCGGCTACGTGGTGGCGCCGATGCCGCTCGTGCGCCGCCTGGAACTGGCCAAGCAGGCGGCCGACCTGCATACGTCGCAGCTGACGCAGATGGTCGTGCATGATGTGATCAAGGATGGCTTCCTGGACCGGCACATCCCCAGCATCCGCAGCCTGTACGGCAACCAGTGCCAGGCCATGCTGTCGGCGCTGGAAGAGCACTTCCCGGCCGGCGTCACGTGGACGAAGCCGGAAGGCGGCATGTTCATCTGGGTCACCCTGCCGAAACATATCGACGCGATGAAACTGCTCGATGAAGCCATCGCCAACAAGGTCGCCTTCGTGCCGGGCGCGCCGTTCTACGCCAACACGCCGGACACGCACACCCTGCGCCTGTCGTTCGTGACGGTGCCGCCGGAACGCATCCGCGAGGGTATCGCCATCCTCGGCAAACTGATCGCCGCAAAAATGTAA
- a CDS encoding DMT family transporter, whose amino-acid sequence MPSHAATSPSPLPRLGADRKGLLLGLIAVALFSLTLPFTRLAVAELDPTFVALGRALVAACLASLWLWRQRAPLPRREQWLPLALVSLGCVVGFPWLTSIAMRSLPASHGAVLVGILPLATAVFAVLRGKERPSLGFWLMALLGTALVVAFALRQGGGSFHVADWLIFAAVLLAALGYAEGGRLAQAMPGQHVISWALLLAVPFVLPVVLWSAWPQRALMAQASGAAWLGFAYISVFSMFIAFFFWYRGMALGGVARVGQTQLLQPFLTLVGAAALLHEPLTGESLLFAGAVIAVVGIGRKLK is encoded by the coding sequence ATGCCATCGCACGCCGCCACCTCCCCCAGCCCCCTCCCGCGCCTCGGCGCCGACCGCAAAGGCCTGCTGCTGGGCTTGATCGCCGTCGCCCTTTTCAGCCTGACCCTGCCTTTCACGCGGCTGGCCGTGGCCGAACTCGATCCCACCTTTGTCGCCCTGGGCCGCGCCTTGGTGGCCGCCTGCCTGGCCAGCCTGTGGCTGTGGCGGCAGCGCGCGCCGCTGCCGCGCCGCGAACAGTGGCTGCCGCTGGCCCTGGTGTCGCTGGGCTGCGTGGTGGGTTTCCCGTGGCTGACGTCGATCGCCATGCGCAGCCTGCCCGCCTCGCATGGCGCCGTGCTCGTGGGCATTTTGCCGCTGGCCACCGCCGTGTTTGCCGTACTGCGCGGCAAGGAACGCCCCTCCCTTGGCTTCTGGCTGATGGCCCTGCTCGGCACGGCCCTGGTGGTGGCGTTCGCGCTGCGCCAGGGCGGCGGCAGCTTCCACGTGGCCGACTGGCTGATCTTTGCCGCCGTGCTGCTGGCCGCACTCGGCTATGCGGAAGGCGGACGCCTGGCGCAAGCCATGCCGGGCCAGCACGTGATTTCCTGGGCGCTGCTGCTGGCCGTGCCATTCGTGCTGCCCGTGGTGCTGTGGAGCGCGTGGCCGCAGCGCGCGCTGATGGCGCAGGCCAGCGGCGCGGCGTGGCTGGGCTTTGCGTATATCTCCGTGTTTTCCATGTTTATCGCCTTCTTTTTCTGGTACCGGGGCATGGCGCTGGGCGGCGTGGCGCGCGTGGGACAGACGCAGCTGCTGCAGCCCTTCCTCACCCTGGTGGGCGCGGCCGCGCTGCTGCACGAGCCCCTGACGGGCGAAAGTCTGCTGTTTGCCGGCGCCGTGATCGCCGTGGTGGGGATAGGACGCAAGCTGAAATAA
- a CDS encoding diguanylate cyclase translates to MSSGSVGYSQRHEAAILIVDDAPANLELLRKLMSEQGYQTYVATSGERALAIAQRAQPDLILLDVLMPDMDGIETCRRLKQHPLTQRIPVIFMSAKTETEDVVAGFDCGAVDYISKPLRMAEVCARVRAQLKIRSNNETQQEQAERLRTIVNNMAEGLLIIEADGRIQYTNPACDQYLGYRENELAGRFIGELLSPLVTQEYLDYFAMHAANPEKAHNHGTREVAIRHRNGKALSMDLTLTPMYLRQPLYIGLLHDITHHKQSEDALQRAAYLDPLTQIANRRHFDSFLEKEWQRAVRGGGALSLVVLDVDHFKLYNDSLGHPAGDSCLQRVAQAIAAHASRSGDLAARYGGEEFVLLFADTDADSALHLAEAIRAGIEALQLPHPRSSTSPWITVSIGVATIRPHQLDDREALFVAADRALYVAKEAGRNQVRATHSGSTAWETVKALVLR, encoded by the coding sequence ATGAGTTCAGGCAGTGTAGGGTATTCCCAGCGGCACGAAGCCGCCATTTTGATTGTCGATGATGCGCCGGCCAACCTTGAGCTGCTGCGCAAGCTGATGAGCGAACAGGGTTATCAAACCTATGTCGCCACGTCCGGCGAACGGGCCCTGGCGATCGCCCAGCGCGCCCAGCCCGACCTGATCCTGCTCGACGTGCTGATGCCGGACATGGACGGCATCGAAACGTGCCGCCGCCTCAAGCAGCACCCGCTGACGCAGCGTATCCCCGTCATCTTCATGAGCGCCAAGACGGAAACGGAAGACGTGGTGGCCGGCTTCGACTGCGGCGCCGTCGATTACATCAGCAAGCCCTTGCGCATGGCGGAAGTGTGCGCGCGCGTGCGCGCCCAGCTGAAAATCCGCAGCAACAATGAAACCCAGCAGGAACAGGCCGAGCGCCTGCGCACCATCGTCAACAACATGGCCGAGGGCTTGCTGATCATCGAGGCCGATGGCCGCATCCAGTACACCAACCCCGCCTGCGACCAGTACCTGGGCTACCGCGAAAACGAACTGGCCGGGCGCTTCATCGGCGAGCTGCTCAGCCCCCTCGTGACGCAGGAATACCTCGATTATTTCGCCATGCATGCGGCCAATCCGGAAAAGGCGCACAACCACGGCACGCGCGAAGTGGCGATCCGCCACCGCAACGGCAAGGCGCTGAGCATGGACCTGACCCTGACGCCCATGTATCTGCGCCAGCCCCTGTATATCGGTCTGCTGCACGACATCACGCACCACAAGCAGTCGGAAGACGCGCTGCAGCGCGCCGCCTATCTCGACCCGCTGACGCAGATCGCCAACCGTCGGCATTTCGACAGCTTCCTGGAAAAAGAGTGGCAGCGCGCCGTGCGCGGCGGCGGCGCCCTGTCGCTGGTGGTGCTCGACGTCGACCACTTCAAGCTGTACAACGACAGCCTGGGCCACCCGGCCGGCGACAGCTGCCTGCAGCGGGTGGCGCAAGCGATCGCCGCCCACGCCAGCCGCTCCGGCGACCTGGCGGCCCGCTACGGCGGCGAGGAATTCGTGCTGCTGTTCGCCGACACGGATGCCGACAGCGCCCTGCACCTGGCCGAAGCCATCCGCGCCGGCATCGAAGCGCTGCAACTGCCGCACCCGCGCTCAAGCACCTCGCCATGGATCACCGTCAGCATCGGCGTGGCCACCATCCGCCCGCACCAGCTGGACGACCGCGAAGCCCTCTTCGTCGCCGCCGACCGCGCCCTGTACGTGGCCAAGGAAGCGGGCCGCAACCAGGTCCGCGCCACCCACTCGGGCAGCACGGCCTGGGAAACGGTCAAGGCGTTGGTGTTACGTTGA
- a CDS encoding TonB-dependent hemoglobin/transferrin/lactoferrin family receptor produces MKSSSKHGLTPLAAALALALGGAHGHAWAAAIADKTDKPDAMQMPAISVFGDAISAGTAGRSYINSADIERQQADNVASLLDTLPGVDLAGTARPSGQSLNIWGFNKVQDVKVILDGVPKGFEKYRQGSIFIEPELIKQIEVNKGAHTSLYGNGGFGGVITVETKDAQDLLEGGEKVGAMLKYSRHSNNAENDATVAVYGRTEDGRFDAMAFTTQRKSDDLRKPDGKPFRFSAIDAPSSLAKLNIRLTPEQLLTLTAMKSGSSGWGPFAAMGEDVPTPTEAEIKKYGLEEAWQRKAVYRDQDDDTYSVKWQYAPQNNPWIKLTASAGYSHTDQHDKRLPSASLGSYLGSLGNESWASYVDRIAEVRNESVFATGAVSHVLLTGLQWHKNVRDTLMYYPSSTALKDPSYNYGYFQPYYMPAGRQETTGLYLQDAMTYGDVTVTAALRHDRVVSEGVPNKAPRYNSPLAAAGHDFSEKAHEDWSPRLGLFWKASSTLALFGDLSRSWRAPTIDEMYSNEYYVSSRLGSSTPATSRDLAVERVTAVRTGVMLHRQNVFMERDDVQLRLTAYRNRVSDNIGPRLGILIEGYVPGSGKVPPALSSYRNLAGFRTQGVEVESYYNSPRLFASASLSKQRGTRSGSQRDPWGQDEAVSTIAPDKLMAGLGWRMPELGASIGWQGRFVAKQERVLPVGNVYRLPPSKGYALHTVFASWNGRQGMWRGVEVRLTVDNVFNRNYMPYLSEAVTGVGRNAKLSVSRKF; encoded by the coding sequence ATGAAGAGCAGCAGCAAACATGGATTGACCCCGCTGGCCGCCGCGCTGGCGCTGGCATTGGGTGGCGCGCACGGCCACGCGTGGGCGGCGGCGATAGCCGACAAAACCGACAAGCCCGACGCCATGCAGATGCCAGCCATCAGCGTGTTTGGCGACGCCATCAGCGCCGGCACGGCCGGCCGTTCCTACATCAACAGCGCCGACATCGAACGCCAGCAGGCCGACAATGTCGCGTCCCTGCTCGACACCTTGCCCGGCGTGGACCTGGCCGGTACGGCCCGCCCCAGCGGACAAAGCTTGAATATCTGGGGCTTCAATAAAGTGCAGGACGTGAAAGTCATCCTCGACGGCGTGCCCAAGGGCTTCGAGAAATACCGCCAGGGTTCCATCTTCATCGAGCCGGAACTGATCAAGCAGATCGAAGTGAACAAGGGCGCGCATACGAGCTTGTATGGCAATGGCGGCTTCGGCGGCGTCATCACGGTCGAGACCAAGGATGCGCAGGACTTGCTGGAAGGGGGCGAGAAAGTGGGCGCCATGCTCAAGTATTCGCGCCACTCGAACAATGCAGAAAACGACGCCACCGTGGCCGTCTATGGCCGCACGGAAGATGGCCGCTTCGATGCGATGGCCTTTACCACGCAGCGCAAGTCCGACGATTTGCGCAAGCCCGATGGCAAGCCATTCCGCTTTTCCGCCATCGACGCGCCATCGAGCCTGGCCAAGCTGAATATCCGCTTGACGCCGGAGCAGCTCTTGACCCTGACGGCCATGAAGAGCGGCAGCTCGGGCTGGGGTCCGTTCGCCGCCATGGGCGAGGACGTGCCCACGCCGACCGAGGCGGAAATCAAAAAATACGGACTGGAAGAAGCGTGGCAGCGCAAGGCCGTCTACCGCGACCAGGACGACGACACGTATTCCGTGAAGTGGCAGTACGCGCCGCAGAACAATCCGTGGATCAAGCTGACGGCCAGCGCCGGCTATTCGCACACGGACCAGCATGACAAGCGCCTGCCATCGGCGTCGCTCGGTTCCTACCTGGGCTCCCTGGGCAACGAGAGCTGGGCCTCGTACGTGGACCGCATCGCCGAAGTGCGCAACGAAAGCGTGTTTGCGACGGGCGCCGTGTCGCACGTGCTGCTGACGGGCCTGCAATGGCACAAGAACGTGCGCGACACCTTGATGTACTACCCATCGTCGACGGCGCTGAAGGACCCCAGCTACAACTATGGCTACTTCCAGCCCTACTACATGCCGGCCGGGCGCCAGGAAACCACGGGCCTGTATCTGCAGGATGCGATGACGTATGGCGACGTGACGGTGACGGCGGCCCTGCGCCACGACAGAGTCGTTTCCGAGGGCGTGCCGAACAAGGCGCCACGCTACAACAGCCCGCTGGCGGCAGCCGGCCACGACTTCAGCGAAAAGGCGCACGAAGACTGGTCGCCGCGCCTGGGCCTGTTCTGGAAGGCGTCGAGCACACTGGCCTTGTTCGGCGACTTGAGCCGCAGCTGGCGCGCGCCCACGATCGACGAGATGTATTCGAACGAATACTATGTGTCGTCCAGGCTCGGTTCATCGACGCCGGCCACCAGCCGCGACCTGGCCGTCGAGCGCGTGACGGCCGTGCGCACGGGCGTCATGCTGCACCGGCAGAACGTGTTCATGGAGCGCGACGACGTGCAGCTGCGCCTGACGGCGTACCGGAACCGCGTCAGCGACAATATCGGCCCGCGCCTGGGCATCCTGATCGAAGGCTATGTGCCGGGATCGGGCAAGGTGCCGCCGGCCCTGTCGTCCTACCGCAACCTGGCCGGTTTTCGCACGCAGGGCGTGGAAGTCGAGTCCTATTACAACTCGCCGCGCCTGTTCGCCAGCGCCTCGCTGTCGAAGCAGCGCGGCACGCGCAGCGGTTCCCAGCGCGACCCGTGGGGCCAGGACGAAGCCGTGTCGACCATCGCGCCCGATAAACTGATGGCGGGCCTGGGCTGGCGCATGCCCGAGCTGGGCGCCAGCATCGGCTGGCAGGGCCGCTTCGTGGCGAAGCAGGAGCGCGTGCTGCCGGTGGGGAATGTCTACCGCCTGCCGCCATCGAAAGGCTATGCCTTGCATACTGTGTTCGCGTCGTGGAATGGCCGGCAAGGCATGTGGCGTGGCGTGGAAGTGCGGCTGACGGTCGACAACGTCTTCAACCGCAATTACATGCCCTACCTGAGCGAAGCCGTTACCGGCGTGGGGAGGAATGCGAAGTTGAGCGTGTCCAGAAAATTCTGA